A single genomic interval of Buchnera aphidicola str. Bp (Baizongia pistaciae) harbors:
- the rplW gene encoding 50S ribosomal protein L23, with the protein MIYEKILLKVLLGPHISEKSSTLSGNFSTVIIKVSICATKLEIKRAVQNMFNVAVKNVNTLVVQGKCKRKKSRITCSSNWKKAYVTLKRGQNINFIGSSE; encoded by the coding sequence ATGATTTATGAAAAAATTTTATTAAAAGTATTGTTAGGTCCTCATATTTCTGAAAAATCTTCTACGTTGTCAGGAAATTTTAGCACTGTAATTATTAAAGTATCTATTTGTGCTACTAAATTAGAAATTAAACGTGCTGTGCAAAATATGTTTAATGTAGCAGTAAAAAATGTTAATACATTGGTAGTTCAAGGAAAATGTAAGCGAAAAAAAAGTCGTATAACGTGTTCTAGTAATTGGAAAAAAGCTTATGTGACTTTAAAAAGGGGGCAAAACATAAATTTTATTGGAAGTTCGGAATAA
- the rplD gene encoding 50S ribosomal protein L4 — MELVLRDDEHSVLNVSDITFGRDFNEALVHQVIISYSSSIRQGTHAQKNRSEVSGSGKKPWRQKGTGRARVGSLRSPLWRSGGVTFAAKPKSFYQKINKKMYRGALKSIFSELIRQKRLVVFREFTIEFPKTRLLIDKLRDIKLHDVLIITKTKDNNLKLASRNLYKVDVQTVNHMNPRSLISFNHVLITSKAIQKVEELLT; from the coding sequence ATGGAATTAGTGTTGAGAGACGATGAACATAGTGTTCTCAATGTATCTGATATTACTTTTGGTCGTGATTTTAATGAAGCATTGGTACATCAAGTAATTATTTCTTATTCTTCTAGTATTCGACAAGGAACTCATGCTCAAAAAAATCGTTCAGAAGTTTCTGGATCAGGTAAAAAACCTTGGCGTCAAAAAGGAACAGGACGTGCTAGAGTAGGTTCACTCAGAAGTCCCTTGTGGCGTTCTGGTGGAGTTACTTTTGCAGCTAAACCAAAAAGTTTTTATCAAAAAATTAATAAAAAAATGTATAGAGGTGCTTTAAAAAGTATTTTTTCTGAATTAATTCGTCAAAAACGTTTAGTAGTTTTTAGGGAGTTTACTATAGAGTTCCCTAAAACAAGATTATTAATTGATAAGTTAAGAGATATTAAATTACATGATGTTTTAATTATTACTAAAACTAAGGATAATAATTTAAAGTTAGCATCTCGAAATTTGTATAAAGTTGATGTGCAAACTGTGAATCATATGAATCCACGAAGTTTAATTTCTTTTAATCACGTATTAATTACTTCTAAAGCTATCCAAAAGGTAGAGGAGTTATTAACTTGA
- the rplC gene encoding 50S ribosomal protein L3 → MMGLIGQKLGMTRIFTEEGTVYPVTIIKVKENRITQIKTISRDLYHAVQVTTGIKKSNKLLKPEIGHFLKSGVKIGKGLWEFKLTNSSINDFKIGQSLNLELFSNIKKVDIIGTSKGKGFCGTVKRWNFHTQDATHGNSLSHRAPGSIGQNQTPGRVFKGKKMAGHLGNHRVTVQNLDIVKIDLNQEIILVKGAVPGYSGGNIIIKPAIKTRGV, encoded by the coding sequence ATGATGGGTTTAATTGGGCAAAAACTTGGAATGACTCGAATTTTTACAGAAGAAGGGACAGTTTATCCTGTAACAATAATTAAAGTTAAAGAAAATAGAATCACTCAAATTAAAACTATTAGTCGTGATTTATATCATGCTGTTCAAGTTACTACTGGTATAAAAAAATCTAATAAATTATTAAAGCCGGAAATAGGTCATTTTTTGAAATCTGGAGTAAAAATAGGAAAAGGATTATGGGAATTTAAACTTACTAATAGTAGTATAAATGACTTTAAAATAGGTCAAAGTTTGAATTTAGAATTATTTTCTAATATAAAAAAAGTAGATATAATTGGTACATCGAAAGGAAAGGGGTTTTGCGGTACTGTAAAGCGATGGAATTTTCATACTCAGGATGCTACTCATGGAAATTCTTTGTCACATCGAGCACCTGGTTCTATTGGTCAAAATCAAACTCCTGGTAGAGTTTTTAAAGGAAAAAAGATGGCAGGGCATTTGGGTAATCATAGAGTTACAGTACAAAATTTAGATATAGTTAAAATTGATTTAAATCAAGAAATAATTTTGGTTAAAGGAGCTGTACCCGGTTATTCAGGTGGAAACATTATTATTAAGCCAGCAATTAAAACACGAGGAGTTTAA